GGCATGCCGGTcactctgattggtcagttacCCGTGTTGTCATCATAGCCACCCAATCTATGCACTTAGCTAAAATACTCAACGAAGAACATCATGTTGAGGGTTATGCCAGTTGCTGTAAAATGTTCAACCTGTTTTGCTCAGTTCCTGCCAGTCACCATGCTTCCAGTTATGTTGTCATCATATTAAGCAGCTCCATTCCCTTTATTTAAAGATAAAGTTTGATCTATTTTGGAATGAAAGGTCATCTGTGTACAAggaacacaaggacctgccagcctgctgtctgctaaATACAATATTCTCCCCTCCTAGCAGTAGAGTGATTACCATCaaactcatgagaaacacatAAGAATCACAGTCTGTAGTTTGGGGTAAGGACATCTGCCAGATATATCCTCtaaagcaaacattaggaaccCTCTGGGTAGGGAAAAGGGGGAAGATACACccaggagatatctcctcttgTGCTGGGTGTGTTTCCCCTGAGTTTTGACTATTGAACTGAGTTTTGAATGGTTAATCTAATTGTACATGTCTCCCCAGGTGAGGCTGTGTTTGCCCGTTGCCTGTCCTCCCTACAACAGGAGCGTGTGGACGCCAGCAAACAGCTACCAGCACCTGAGGGGCCCAAGTTCAAAATAGACAAGCCTGCCTTTGTGGAACAGATCAGAAAGGTACGGAGACCTAGTCTTGGCTTTTGAAACAATCTATTTCTGAACTGTACATAGATAGATCAGTTGATATGTAAAGGCAATAAGATAAATGTTGtttagtcaaacctgtctaagaAGACCACCCAAGGGACCTATAGAATGATTCCCCGCCTGTTATCATGAAAATTGATGTCACCTCACCCTTGAAAATGACTCATAATTTTGgttgaaaatgataaaacattttGGTCACATACGGACCTGACTTGGGGTGGTCTTAGCACATAAGCATATGATAAGGCAAGCAGTTGGCTTCAACGAAAATGCTTAATGCTTGTGAATGTGGGAAAAAAAGGTGGGACATAGTATTCATCTTGGAGTAATTGTCATCTTCTGGGTGTGGTCATTAGGCCAAGTTTGATTGCACGTATTATACACCAGTGTTGATATTTCCCATCACTAAAAGGTGTTAGAGTCTGTGACAAGCAACAACTTGAAACCATAAGTGATGTATTTGGCATCTCTTTTTCAAAGTTTGGTCCTGGGACTGGGAAAAGATCTGTAACCATTGATGAAGATGTTCAGCAACAATACCTCACAAATTTTCCAGGCCCTGTACGCCTCCAAGATTGTTTCCTACGCGCAGGGCTTTATGCTTCTCCGAGAGGCAGCGCGTCAGTTCAACTGGAACCTGAACTACGGAGGTATCGCACTGATGTGGAGGGGTGGATGTATCATCAGGAGGTCAGAGCCTATGTACTAAACTTTGATAGACTTATATCTATGGGATGGTGTACGTAGCTCAGTGGTTAGTAGCCCTGCCtttggaactagaagctgttagttttattttgacTGTGTCACTCATACCTGACATGCACTCTAACGCAATGGCTCGCAGTCCTAAGGACAGGGTGTTAAACTGTGTTTCATTTTCATGGTGTTTGTCAAGAAGAGCTAGGGGGGCTTTCTtttgtacaatgaacctgtaaatgtaTTAGACCTTATGTCTCATCTGGTATAACTAGTGGAAGAAAAGCTCTTTATGGAGACAGACTGAATTGATATAACTTTGAAATTTACTTTTCACATTAATAAtgctatccctgtccttggtgctgaacacatccACCATAGTACAACTGTCAGTGTCCTTGATGCTAAACATGTCTACACTTACACTGTaggcacctgtccttggtgctgaacatgccCACACTAACACTGCTGTCCCCTTCCTTGGTTCTGAATATGTCCACACTAATACTgatgtccctgtccttggtgctgaacatgccCACACTAACACTGCTGTCCCCTTCCTTGGTTCTGAACATGTCCACACTAATACTGaggtccctgtccttggtgctgaacatgccCACACTAACACTGCTGTCCCCTTCCTTGGTTCTGAATATGTCCACACTAATACTgatgtccctgtccttggtgctgaagatgCTCACAGTAAAATTGCTGTCCCAGTCTTTGGTACTGAACATGTCCACATTAATACTgctgcccctgtccttggtgctgaacatgtcCACACTAGTACTACTGtccatgtccttggtactgaccaTGCCCACACTAATACTGCTGtccctgttcttggtgctgaacatgtcCACACTAATTCTgctgcccctgtccttggtgctgaacatgtcCACACTAATTctgctgtccctgtccttggtgctgaacatgtcCACACTAATActgctgtccctgtccttggtgctgactatgCCCACACTAATActgctgtccctgtccttggtgctgaacatgctCACACTTATGCTGATGTATGTAAGAAGACAGTCATTTGATGATGTGCCTGTACACTgtggcatacatgtaattttaagTGAGGTTTTGTAATAGCATGGTGTCACATCTTTTACAGCCGTTTCCTTGGAAACATCAAGGAAGCTTTCGTAAAGAACCCCAACCTGAACAACCTGCTGCTGGATGACTTCTTTAAGGCAGAGATTGCCAAGTGCCAGGTTGGTTAGATTCATTGTGGTCCCTTCCGTTCAGGTTAGATTCTTTCCAGGTCCTTCTGTTTAACCTGGGTAATACAATCTTTATCTTTAAGAAGGCAAGGTGGTTGTGTCGTGTGGCATAattgcagggtgtttggcccagaacccagaggtccctggttcaaatcctgccatgctactgatcttgtgtccatgggaaaggcacttgacacaaaTTTCTTCCGTTTACCCAGGCGTAGAAATGGaaacctgactttggttggagaTTTGCAGAAGGAATGGGTTGGGCTCCGATCCACCTACCAATATCGTACTCTAGACGCAGTGGATAAAAACCCACTGCCCTTATGGCTATGTGACTACTTTTAGCTTTACACAATCTTCCACTGTCATTTCAGCCTAGAAACTTCAAAGAAATTTCCTTATAAGACTTACCAAGTCTTATTATAAAGAATTTTTGTTTTGCCTGTTCAGGAGTCCTGGAGGCAAGTGGTGTCCATGGCGGTGACTGCAGGAGTGCCTGTCCCAGCGTTCAGCACAGCACTGGCTTTCTATGATGGCTACAGGGCTGCCCGTCTGCCTGCCAACCTTATCCAGGTAACTCAATCATTACTGGTCATCATGGTAATTTCCTTGTTTCTGTCACATTATTCTAGTTATTATTCTAGTTTGTAgttaaagtaaaacaaaactgTAGAACTGCAAATAGTTGGAGAATATGCAAGTATGTGTGTCTTCAATAAGGACATTTTCTAAGGAAATCATAATCGCGTCTTAAGAATATtcaagttactagtactagAGAAAGATTCTTCGACTTGTGACAGGTAAATGAATCGCCACCCAACAACTTTTATATTATGACCACAGTCCTTCAGATTTTTAGTTTAGGATACATGTATTAGAGACATTTGTAGTCCCTGttaacaagtacattgtatgtaatgtCCTtgccactacatgtacatgtagatatgacaCCACCACTAatatgtgcccccctcccccaggaaGACAAGACAAACAAATGAGGTGCATGGTTATACATTAAATTTGTGTTCCAGGCCCAGCGAGACTACTTTGGAGCCCACACCTATGAACTGTTGGACTCCCCAGGCAAGTTTCAACACACCAACTGGACAGGCACTGGAGGAGATGTGTCAGCGGGCACCTATAATGCTTAGCCAAGTCATCAGGCACTTCATAAGGACACTGCAAAGGACACCAGTATATTAGCAGTACACATAAATGTGAACACGAAATTCATTATGTCAAAAACTATTTTTGAGTCTATCCAGTATTAGAAAGAAAAATTAtataatatagaagaaaagGATTAATAGCATTGATTGATAGAAATAGTATATAAACAGAAATAATTGGGTGCTATTTTAAGCCAATGTAGACTTTTGGTGGATTGTATCATGTACCTATANNNNNNNNNNNNNNNNNNNNNNNNNNNNNNNNNNNNNNNNNNNNNNNNNNNNNNNNNNNNNNNNNNNNNNNNNNNNNNNNNNNNNNNNNNNNNNNNNNNNNNNNNNNNNNNNNNNNNNNNNNNNNNNNNNNNNNNNNNNNNNNNNNNNNNNNNNNNNNNNNNNNNNNNNNNNNNNNNNNNNNNNNNNNNNNNNNNNAGTGCCAGGTATATCAAAACATTGACAGAATATGACTTGATTGttgcgggaaaaaggacttttcgcggtggattaaagttcgcggttacaccatagactgcagtctaatactataatagaaaaatgtttccagtggttttaagttcgcggtgaagtggtcatcgcgaaaaccgcaaacattaatccaccgcgaacatttctgcatttacagtaactccaTAGATCCCCCTTAAAAGACCCCCTAGTCCCAGTGCACGACCCTAGTGACACCCCCTCAGGCTGTTTCCCCGTGGCTGCCATCAGCCCCTCTCCGTACGATATTCTGGCGATCTCCACGATGGACTTGAAAGTCTTGGGTTCATAGATGGCCAGGTGAGACAACACCTTTCTGTCTAGCTGCACCTGAGCCTGAAAACACAGGTAAAGGTAAGGTGGTTATCGGGTGGTTACCATATAGTGATAGAATCTGATGGTAGTGTTTTCACCAGGACTTTTTCCACAGGGTAGGGGCATCTTAGTATTCTTAGTGCAGCAAAACCATGTGCATTGTAGTGAGCCTTGGTAAATCCTCCCCAAAAAATTGTTGATGGCAAAATTGAGTGAAATGAAGTCAACATTTTTTTGCCTTTGTtataaaacaacagaaaagtcaACTTTGCTGGTTGTAACCAAGGACTGAAAGATAGCCTAGGgacccaaatcacagcataggtgatccaaatcacagcgtaggtgatccaaatcacagcgtaggtgatccaaatcacagcgtaggtgatccaaatcacagcgtaggtgatccaaatcacagcgtaggtgatccaaatcacagcgtaggagTCCCCTGTTCTTAAAAtaaggcctggcgagaacactgatGGTACCTTGTTCAAATAGGACAACTCTGCACTTCGACAACTTGGCACCTAGCAAAGAAGGACATCTTGGCACTTTGCCCAGGAGGACTTGGGTAATGGTTATGGATATGGTTAGAATCAGGGTTAGGGTTTAGGatagtcagggctcaaaataccacctgcatatgcaggttagtgcaggtaaaattggagctgtgcaggtatttctggtgtctacctgcacctaacctgcactggtctgtgtactgggttttatacataaatgtcatatcatGTAGGcatatatggattgttattagctgcatcacctataaagagaaaagaaaaagtagcaattgttcctgaacaattttagtaggATCCACACTTTGTAAAtatagagtggtgcaggtaaaatttgtctggtgcaggtaattttcaatgtttgagAAAGTATCTGAAACTTGGTAAAAGATATACCAAAAGTATGCTGAGTTGCCACTGAATCGGAGGCAGTACTCACCATGTCTAGTCCCACCACCAGATGTTGGTATGACAGACCGTGTTCTTCTGATGCTGCACGGAGTCGCTCTATCCACAGCTGTCAGGGACACACAGTAACAACACATTAGCCTCACCTACATATTCATAATTCCTGTCACTCATCATCCAcaatggtattttttttgttttccaagGTTTAGACATTCTTCCATTACATAGAGAAGTTAAACTTGTATtgcatgatatatatacatatacatatatatataatgactTACATTTGTAACTTTCAGTCAATGTTGTATACTTGTACAGAGAATGAGTACAATCATAGGCTTCCTTTTGCTTCTTATTCAAAACTATTGTGATCAGTGACACGTGTGTCTCATAGAGGCTTTCCATTATAATGTCATAATGATTATAAATGGATTGCTAGAGAACATGCATATGGTAACAAGCAATTGGATTACAGTAGCAGCATGTCTACATGGTAGCTGCAGATAGCGACTGTTGGATTACGCTCCCACTTACAGCTCCCGCTACCAACAGTCCCCACTACTAGCATTTTCATATCGTCAATCAACCCGCCATTGTTGTTGTgggtctcgttcccagggtagttctactgttactgttagtgaTTGCAATATGTTATTGCTATGGGCACGAGAGGAGCTCTCCTACCCCGGATAAACAACAATTGTGGGTTGATCGATGATATGAAAATAGTGGGGACAGGCCACAAACAGTGCCGGCACGGGTAGAGCAGGGAATTTTTGACCCAAAAACCCAGTGGCACGCTAGGAAGTGAGGGACATCTAGAGTTCCGAGAATTAGTGCAGCTGCACGGTTACTCAGCGATTTGTTCATTTGCCTCAACGTCCCGACTGTTGGTAGTGGGAGCTATAAGCGGGAGCGTACTTCAACTGTCGCTATCTGCGGCAAGTCTACATGCTTACCTGCCTAACAGACATGTGTAGTAGTaatgtaatccaacatggcacaACTGACACCATACGAAAAGCCTGTATACATTAACTATTGTGTGAAAACTCTCACCCCTCGCACGAATCTCTTCTTCTCCCTGCGTCCCCTTTTGGCAGCTCGCCACGCGTGCTGCATGGACTGGATGGCGATCTTGTAACAGTTCCTGTGTCGACCCCAGAACCTCTGAGGGAGAGAAACAACACAGAGTTTATAAATTTAGTTCAGCTGGGATTATGTAAAGGTGCGGCCTGGTAACCAATCACGATGGGTTGGTTAGACAGCGTACCTTTCTTGCCGTATGCAGGTAACAAGGTAATTGAAACACCTAGATGAGAGCAGTACCTCGAATCCACAGCGGGTTAGGGAagaaatagacgttaaacaaggacaacaacaacaacattgaatCCAACCCCATTAAAATTTCTTAAATGGTGTCATGGTGGCCTTGAATTTAGGTTCCTTAActcagaatctaaaggttcttgGTTTGAATCTGATCCGCAAAAAATAACATGTGCCCTTGgaaaaaacaacatgcccccctccccacatcacGAATCCTCGTATCCACATGAGCTTTCAAACTAGCGTTATTTCTAACCCATGCACCACATACCCATGTGTTGTTGTAGACATATCTCCTTTTCCACCACTTATCAGGAGGCGGACTCCTCGCGTAGCGCGCTAAAGTCAGAAACATGATGTTTTTCTGGACTTTCCAGGCGAAATGGTGGTAGAACAGAGAGGTCACTACATGTGGAGCGATGCGCAGCGCCCCCTATTGATTATTGATGGTATAACATTGGGGGCAAAGGTCACATTGAACAAAATGGCAGAAAAAAGTGCGGCGTCTGCAGGTCTTACAGgtaaatgttgttatttcttTACTTTAGTGCAGGAGTAACTGGATTTCTCTATGTAGAGGGTTTTATAGTCGTTCATAGAAACTACTGTACCAGAATTTGTGTAAAAGACTACTCCGTATTTGAATAATCAAGCCGAACAAGTTGGTTATCTAAGAGAGGGGGTTTTAAACTTGGagaagttttgtttgtttaaacgaAAACGTACGCGGAAGTTTAGCGTACATGTTCCACAGTCCTAAACTGATCACGGGACTTTCAGATTTATATGAAAGCTATGGAAAGGTGTAACGTTCTACTTAAAGTATTCAATGCCCAATTGCATGTTGCGAGAGATCACGATCATAATGCATTTCCTTNNNNNNNNNNNNNNNNNNNNNNNNNNNNNNNNNNNNNNNNNNNNNNNNNNNNNNNNNNNNNNNNNNNNNNNNNNNNNNNNNNNNNNNNNNNNNNNNNNNNTAACCGTGGTGAAGGATACGCGAGCCAACGCAACGTTTTGTTCTGCCAAGCCGGGCCGTGTCaactttttctgtgttgacatTAACATCGCAGGTATGAGTCGACTTGCAATGTCAagcttgaataaaaaaatacaatgtagctgtTTTCTACGATCACAGCTTGACAATCTGTTGTAACAGTTTTGGGAAAAACTAGTTGTCTTACAGTTTGACAAACAAAGAGGGGCgtgacaaacagacacacctacGACTACAAGAAGTACCATTCAATGACATATCTCTCTTAAATCAAAGAGAAGAACCAAAGAGAAGGAAGAAAGCTTGTCATCCTGACAACTCAAATtctgttttgctgttgttgattTCATTTTTCGTAAGGatatttaagaaaaaatgaatcttttgacactgatttatatttgtatattttttacataATTATGTCAATGCCTTATCTATACAGATGAGCAGATACATGAGTTGGTACAGAAAAGCCACCAGGCCAAGCAGAGAGCCTATGCACCTTACAGTAACTTCCGTGTAGGAGCAGCGTTACACACAGAGGATGGAACAATCTTCACTGGTACTGTATCGTACTTTAACTTCACCACTTACTTTACTTAACTTCATAGCAGGTAAATTTTgccctgaagaaaaaaaaaaaagagtttctgACATCTTTTagcttgcagttgaaacaatagTAATGATAGAAAATGTCAGGCATTGTTTACATGACTGTGTGATGAGTCTTTAGTATGACTCTGTCTGGGAATCAAACCCACAATCTATAGCTACAGTATATAAAGCTGTCACTCTATGCATAGTTAGGCTGCTGCTGTATACAATCGTTATATGTATGAAGGTTGTGTTTTGGATCTAAATCTATTCCTTGCAtattgtacatgactttgtatataACGGCCATTGGTTTCTATGACTTTCCCATCCATATGGTGTTTTACATGCTTCTCACTTATGATCAGGGACTTTTAAATTGATTTCTTTTAGGTTGTAATGTAGAGAACGCTTCCTATCCTCTGTGCTGCTGTGCAGAGAGAACAGCCATCTTCAATGCTGTTACAGAGGGCTGCAGGACATTTAGAGCCATGGCCGTGGCAACGTATGTGCCCAAGCTTGCTTTAAACGGGGAGAAATGTCTCATAGCATTACCAGAAGTCTTGATCAATTTCAAGACTAAGCAAACTGATGAAGAAAAATCAACAGATCAGTTTTAGACTGCACAAAGCATTTTGGACTAGCGTTTCTAATTCCACACAGTTTATTCATAGTAGTTTGTATACATATCTAACATAAGGGAAAAAATTTTAAGCCACACAACAGATTAGAATGACCCAGAGAAGAACTCTTTACCCTTAATAATTGAAAACTTAGAGTTAGACATCTTGAGATCTTTGTGAAACATCTTGAGACATTGTGAAAAATCTTTTTctgagatttttttttgttgaatttCAAAATGCTTTTTACATCAAAAGGAGGACTAGCATTGAAATAGAAAATCAATGTTGGTGCTATGCTTTGGGACGTTTCTTTTCCCTTTACGCTTttagatagataaataataTCTTTCTCAAAATCATTTCCATTCTTTATTCTAGGCTGCAATGTTGAGAATTCTTCATACTCTTTGGCTTGTTGTGCAGAGAGGACAGCTATCTTCAAAGCAGTGTCAGAGGGGTACAAGTCATTCAGGGCCATAGCAATAGCTGGGTAGGAAACAATGGTCTTTGGTCTGATCAAAAGTATCACATGACTGTAATTTAAAGGTTGGATTTGATGTGTGTTTGAGGCCAATTTGTATGTTAAATTTAATTCATATACAGTTGAAGCTCTTTGTGTTTGTGCATTGTGTCCCTCTGATATCTGTAGAAAAATGTAATGGTCATAAAGATACACTTTACAAGTTTATTTCCTGGTTAAAATAACTTATATTCTCAATAATGTTGTATCAAGAATGCCATTCCTCTGAAAAGGGGTGATGTAAGGAAGATTTCGATGGAAAAACTGACACTATTGTAGACTATAATCTAAGGCTTAATTTAAAACCACCTTAGTTTATACTTGCATCATTCTTCTGTATGTCTGGTGTTTGAGAACAAGCTATGAGGTCACAAGAACAAATACAAGTACTACAGCTATTTCCCACTTCTATCCTGCAGGGATGTAGAGAGTGAGTTCCTGGCACCCTGTGGCAGCTGCAGACAGGTCATGAGAGAGGTGAGAATAACACTAAGCCATATGGTTGGCAATTATAAGAGTaatttttccaaaaaaaaaaagagtgtaGAGTATTCAATGCAATGCAAGGGCGTGACCAGTGACCACATGTGCTCTTGTGTGTATACGTCATGGTCGACGTCTCTCTGAATTTTATACATTTGGCAGAATCTTCCTTTAAAGGAGGAGATCACAGTGCTCCTTTTACtctgttaaaaaaaacattgatagTGTTAGGATGATACATTAATCTACAAAACACTTCTCAGTATATAATATTTGAGTGTGATAGCACAATAAAGGTGAGTTTTAGTAATCATCTGAACAATGTTGTTAAAGGTTTTCTGTTTTCtgaacaatgttgtaaaaagttTTCTGTTTTGTCTTGTAGTTTGGAACAGACTGGACCGTATACCTGACCAAGCCTGACCTGTCATACCGGACCATGACTGTGGGGGAGCTGCTACCATGTAGCTTTGGTCCAGATGATCTCAACAAGCCAAAGGTCAAAGGGCAGTGAACTTCAAGAAACAAACCGTCCTTACAAAAATGCAGACAGCAGGAAATGATAGGATACAGATGATGAAGTCCTCTTATTAATTATTCAATgctccacagaaaatatttctgTAAGATGAAAAGTCCACTCAAGACAATGTAAATTAATTAACAAATTTTATTTCAGTAGCGAGATGATTCGATATGAAATTCATCATCTCTAGACTTCATTTTCCTCTGTCACTGCACAACAAGTGCCTTGGTTGTACAAACTGCAATTTGAATATTTTGACAGGGATGAAACATAAAAGGTAATATTCAGGTATAATCTCAGGTAATTTCCTGAATGGAACATTTTGCCTAGCTGCCTAATATTTTGACACACTAATATATTGCGTCAAATATTTAAGATAATTGCGATCAAAAGAGCTGTGTCTGTGACAATCTATGAACTAAGATTTTcatttttactcagtatacatgtacgtacattgATTGTGTCTTTTATCTATTAGTTCAGAAAGTTTTAGGGAATCCGATGTTGTTATATTGATGTTGATGTAACATCCTATTTGAACCAGAAAGGCACCTCTCTCCTTATATGGTTGACGAAGTAACACCATGTTTGATTAAAAAAGGCACCTCTCTCCTTATTTGCTTAATAATGTATCATCATACTTGATAAAAAAATGGTACCTCCCTCCTTATTTGGTTGATGACGTAACATGATGTTTCATCCAATCCCTGCACAGTTtgaatgtacacatgtatttgcaaaCATGGTTTGCATGTCATTAAAAATCATTAGTTGTTTAGTTAAATCTGGAATATGACCACAATGTTGTTAGGCAGTCTTCAGATGGCTGCATTGCTCAGTATTAGCCAATGGCTGAGCATACTCTTACTTAAATATGTTATCAGGAAAATGTGTTTGATGGCTAATCAATGTGATGTGATTGGTCTATGTAAGAGTAAGAACAACTTGGATTTTGTCTTACATTTTGATGGTGCTATTTTAGCATATATTGGTCACATTGATACAGATATTTTTTGCAATAATACTTGTTGATTTGAACAAATCAAAGTTGAATGATATAGTCTTAAAAAGGGACCaatatagcctctaccaggctccaaatgtcgctggaaaatagtagaaagtgGCCAAATAGACATATTACACCAGTTGAGTAAGCTGTCCCAAAATCCCTATTTCGGAAACTGTAGTGTTTGGGCTGTTTAATTCCTCTAGTGTGTTATCCGTCtattttaatctccaagcagatcctacggtgccataagatagtatcaaagctggccaaggagtatagccagccaaagggatTCAAACGCGCaccggagtttgatactatattaggccaccgtggatctgcttggagattctattaggccaccgtggatctgcttggagattatatcaggccaccgtggatctgcttggagattctattaggccaccgtggatctgcttggagattatattaggccaccgtggatctgcttggagattacgtctatttggccaatttctactattttttggtgacatgtggagcctggtagaggctaggaccaatgtgttgttgtttaaaaA
The window above is part of the Branchiostoma floridae strain S238N-H82 chromosome 14, Bfl_VNyyK, whole genome shotgun sequence genome. Proteins encoded here:
- the LOC118430542 gene encoding 39S ribosomal protein L20, mitochondrial-like; the encoded protein is MFLTLARYARSPPPDKWWKRRYVYNNTWRFWGRHRNCYKIAIQSMQHAWRAAKRGRREKKRFVRGLWIERLRAASEEHGLSYQHLVVGLDMAQVQLDRKVLSHLAIYEPKTFKSIVEIARISYGEGLMAATGKQPEGVSLGSCTGTRGSFKGDLWSYCKCRNVRGGLMFAVFAMTTSPRT
- the LOC118430543 gene encoding cytidine deaminase-like isoform X2, translated to MAEKSAASAGLTDEQIHELVQKSHQAKQRAYAPYSNFRVGAALHTEDGTIFTGCNVENASYPLCCCAERTAIFNAVTEGCRTFRAMAVATDVESEFLAPCGSCRQVMREFGTDWTVYLTKPDLSYRTMTVGELLPCSFGPDDLNKPKVKGQ
- the LOC118430543 gene encoding cytidine deaminase-like isoform X1 → MAEKSAASAGLTDEQIHELVQKSHQAKQRAYAPYSNFRVGAALHTEDGTIFTGCNVENSSYSLACCAERTAIFKAVSEGYKSFRAIAIAGDVESEFLAPCGSCRQVMREFGTDWTVYLTKPDLSYRTMTVGELLPCSFGPDDLNKPKVKGQ